A part of Escherichia marmotae genomic DNA contains:
- a CDS encoding LacI family DNA-binding transcriptional regulator, with amino-acid sequence MAITRKRRSTGKVTIADVAQLAGVGTMTVSRALRTPEQVSDKLREKIEAAVNELGYMPNLTASALASASSHTIAMVVPNLAEAGCTEMFAGLQHVLQPAGYQIILAESRHRLEQEEKLLETLLASNIAAAILLSVEHNNTVRNWLKNASIPVMEIGAIRTDPIDMNIGIDNVAAMFELTDMLVQRGYQNIGLLCANQEQWIFQQHLQGWYKAMLRHHMSPNRVINAALPPVFSTGASQLPEFLLAWPELDALVCVSDELACGVLYECQRRRIKVPDDLAVVGFGDSDVSKVCQPPLTTMAVPHRKIGLEAGKALLERIREGNWSDQVLIAPSLCLRESC; translated from the coding sequence ATGGCAATAACCCGAAAACGTCGTAGTACTGGTAAAGTCACTATCGCCGATGTCGCGCAACTCGCAGGAGTTGGCACAATGACTGTATCCAGAGCGTTACGCACTCCCGAACAAGTTTCCGATAAACTGCGGGAGAAGATTGAAGCCGCAGTTAATGAATTAGGGTACATGCCCAACCTCACTGCAAGCGCGCTGGCATCGGCATCTTCGCACACGATTGCAATGGTCGTACCAAACCTGGCTGAAGCAGGATGCACGGAAATGTTTGCCGGGCTGCAACATGTACTACAACCAGCGGGATATCAGATAATCCTGGCTGAGTCACGCCATCGTCTGGAGCAAGAAGAAAAACTGCTGGAAACTCTGCTGGCTTCTAATATCGCCGCAGCGATTTTGCTCAGTGTTGAGCATAATAATACCGTGCGTAACTGGCTCAAAAATGCCTCGATTCCCGTTATGGAAATCGGTGCCATTCGTACCGATCCGATTGATATGAACATTGGCATTGATAATGTCGCAGCAATGTTCGAACTGACGGATATGCTGGTACAACGTGGTTATCAGAATATCGGTTTGCTATGCGCCAACCAGGAACAGTGGATCTTTCAGCAGCATTTACAGGGATGGTATAAAGCTATGTTACGCCATCATATGTCTCCCAACCGTGTTATTAACGCTGCTCTGCCACCGGTTTTTTCCACCGGAGCATCACAATTACCGGAATTTTTACTCGCATGGCCGGAACTGGATGCCCTGGTATGTGTGTCAGATGAGTTGGCCTGCGGTGTTCTGTATGAATGTCAACGAAGACGCATCAAAGTACCAGACGATCTCGCCGTAGTGGGATTTGGTGACAGTGACGTTAGTAAAGTTTGCCAACCACCATTAACAACAATGGCCGTTCCTCACAGGAAAATTGGTCTGGAGGCAGGAAAGGCTTTGCTGGAACGAATTAGAGAAGGTAACTGGAGCGATCAGGTACTCATCGCTCCCAGTTTGTGTTTACGTGAAAGCTGCTGA
- the yfcE gene encoding phosphodiesterase — translation MKLMFASDIHGSLPATERVLDLFAQSGAQWLVILGDVLNHGPRNALPEGYAPAKVAERLNEMAHNIIAVRGNCDSEVDQMLLHFPVTAPWQQVLLEKQRLFLTHGHLFGPDNLPALNQNDVLVYGHTHLPVAEKRGDIFHFNPGSVSIPKGGYPASYGTLDDDVLSVIALNDQSIIAQVAINP, via the coding sequence ATGAAACTGATGTTTGCATCGGACATTCATGGGTCGTTACCGGCGACGGAACGTGTTCTGGATTTATTTGCCCAAAGCGGTGCCCAGTGGTTGGTGATTCTCGGAGACGTGCTGAATCATGGTCCGCGAAACGCCCTGCCTGAAGGGTATGCGCCAGCCAAAGTAGCCGAACGGCTGAATGAGATGGCGCATAACATTATCGCCGTGCGCGGCAACTGCGACAGCGAAGTGGACCAAATGCTACTGCATTTCCCGGTAACCGCGCCGTGGCAACAGGTGTTACTGGAAAAACAACGTCTGTTTTTGACGCATGGCCATCTGTTTGGCCCGGATAATCTGCCTGCTTTAAACCAGAACGACGTGCTGGTGTATGGTCATACCCATCTACCAGTAGCGGAAAAGCGGGGGGATATTTTCCACTTTAACCCCGGTTCGGTAAGCATTCCGAAAGGCGGCTATCCGGCGAGTTATGGCACGCTGGATGATGACGTACTAAGCGTAATCGCACTCAATGATCAAAGTATCATTGCGCAGGTCGCGATTAATCCGTAA
- a CDS encoding PTS sugar transporter subunit IIA — protein MLNTWLSDSTIALRKNVTTWQQALDICARPLLEAEIITTDYLSAIKTQHEKLGPYYVLAPGLAMPHARPEEGAKGLGLSLLKLEEGVSFNAEEFDPVDVIILLAAPDKHSHIEMISALAELFSSEKDLQELHQARNLEEIKTIISRF, from the coding sequence GTGCTTAATACCTGGCTTTCTGATTCAACAATCGCATTACGAAAGAATGTCACAACCTGGCAGCAAGCATTAGATATTTGTGCCAGACCGTTACTGGAGGCGGAGATAATTACGACGGATTATCTCAGTGCGATAAAAACACAACATGAAAAACTGGGGCCTTATTATGTCCTGGCGCCTGGGCTGGCAATGCCCCATGCCCGACCAGAAGAAGGTGCAAAAGGATTGGGGTTATCATTATTAAAACTCGAAGAAGGTGTCAGTTTTAATGCAGAGGAATTTGATCCTGTAGATGTCATCATTTTACTTGCCGCACCAGATAAACACAGCCATATCGAAATGATATCTGCACTGGCTGAGTTATTCTCCAGTGAGAAGGATTTACAGGAATTGCATCAGGCTCGCAACCTGGAGGAAATAAAAACGATAATTTCACGATTCTAA
- the yfcF gene encoding glutathione transferase yields the protein MSKPAITLWSDAHFFSPYVLSAWVALQEKGLPFHMKTIDLDSGEHLQPTWQGYGQTRRVPLLQIDDFELSESSAIAEYLEDCFAPPTWERIYPLDLQHRARARQIQAWLRSDLMPIREERSTDVVFAGAKKAPLSAMGKASAEKLFAMAEHLLAHGQPNLFGEWCIADTDLALMINRLVLHGDEVSERLVDYAAFQWQRASVQRFIALSAKQSG from the coding sequence ATGAGTAAACCCGCTATCACGCTTTGGTCAGATGCCCATTTTTTCTCCCCTTATGTGTTATCCGCCTGGGTGGCGTTGCAGGAAAAAGGTCTGCCTTTTCATATGAAGACCATCGACCTCGACAGCGGTGAACATTTGCAGCCGACGTGGCAAGGTTATGGGCAGACACGGCGCGTGCCGTTGTTACAAATTGATGATTTTGAGTTGAGTGAATCCTCTGCCATTGCAGAATATCTGGAAGACTGTTTTGCGCCGCCGACTTGGGAGCGTATTTATCCGCTTGATTTACAACACCGGGCGCGGGCACGGCAGATTCAGGCCTGGCTACGCAGCGATCTGATGCCCATCCGCGAAGAACGTTCTACGGATGTCGTTTTTGCTGGTGCGAAGAAAGCGCCACTATCGGCAATGGGAAAAGCCAGCGCGGAGAAACTGTTCGCGATGGCAGAACATTTACTGGCGCATGGTCAGCCGAATCTGTTTGGCGAATGGTGTATTGCGGATACTGATTTAGCGTTAATGATTAATCGTCTGGTACTACATGGTGATGAGGTGTCGGAACGTCTGGTGGATTATGCGGCATTCCAGTGGCAGCGGGCTTCAGTTCAGCGTTTTATTGCACTTTCAGCAAAGCAATCTGGCTGA
- the yfcG gene encoding GSH-dependent disulfide bond oxidoreductase, with product MIDLYFAPTPNGHKITLFLEEARLDYRLIKVDLGKGSQFRPEFLHISPNNKIPAIVDHSPIDGGKPLSMFESGAILLYLAEKTGLFLSHEPRERAATLQWLFWQVGGLGPMLGQNHHFNHAAPQSIPYAIERYQVETQRLYHVLNKRLENSPWLGGENYSIADIACWPWVNAWARQRIDLAMYPAVKNWYERIRSRPATGQALLKAQVNDEISNS from the coding sequence ATGATCGATCTCTATTTCGCCCCCACACCGAATGGTCACAAAATCACGTTGTTTCTCGAAGAGGCAAGGCTGGATTATCGCTTAATCAAAGTTGACCTCGGTAAAGGCAGTCAGTTTCGCCCGGAGTTTTTGCACATTTCACCGAACAATAAAATTCCGGCAATTGTCGATCACTCCCCAATTGACGGCGGCAAACCATTAAGCATGTTTGAGTCGGGGGCTATTTTGTTGTATCTGGCAGAGAAAACAGGGCTCTTTTTGAGCCATGAACCGCGTGAACGCGCCGCCACATTACAGTGGTTATTCTGGCAGGTTGGCGGCCTGGGGCCGATGCTCGGGCAAAATCATCATTTTAACCACGCTGCACCACAAAGCATTCCTTACGCAATTGAACGTTATCAGGTTGAAACCCAACGTCTCTATCACGTACTGAATAAGCGGTTGGAAAACTCCCCCTGGTTGGGCGGAGAAAACTACAGCATTGCAGATATTGCCTGCTGGCCGTGGGTCAATGCCTGGGCTCGCCAGCGCATTGACCTCGCGATGTATCCGGCAGTAAAAAACTGGTATGAGCGAATCCGTTCGCGTCCTGCTACCGGGCAGGCGCTGCTAAAAGCGCAAGTAAATGATGAGATTTCGAATAGTTAA
- a CDS encoding PTS sugar transporter subunit IIB, with the protein MKIMAICGSGLGSSFMVEMNIKKVLKKMEIEAEVEHSDLSSATPGAADLFVMAKDIAASASVPESQLVVINNIIDINELETQLRNWFAKQ; encoded by the coding sequence ATGAAAATTATGGCTATTTGTGGCTCAGGGCTTGGTAGTAGTTTTATGGTCGAAATGAATATTAAAAAAGTTCTGAAAAAAATGGAGATAGAAGCGGAAGTGGAACATTCCGATCTCTCATCAGCAACGCCAGGGGCTGCCGATTTATTTGTGATGGCTAAAGATATTGCCGCCAGTGCCAGCGTACCGGAAAGTCAGTTGGTGGTTATCAACAACATCATTGATATTAATGAACTTGAAACGCAACTGCGTAACTGGTTCGCAAAACAATAA
- the yfcD gene encoding NUDIX hydrolase YfcD: MEQRRLASTEWVDIVNEENEVIAQASREQMRAQCLRHRATYIVVHDGMGKILVQRRTETKDFLPGMLDATAGGVVQADEQLLESARREAEEELGIAGVPFAEHGQFYFEDKNCRVWGALFSCVSHGPFALQEDEVSEVCWLTPEEITARCDEFTPDSLKALALWMKRNARNEVETKEDPEEA; the protein is encoded by the coding sequence ATGGAACAGCGTCGTTTGGCAAGTACTGAATGGGTGGATATTGTCAATGAAGAGAACGAAGTCATTGCACAAGCCAGCCGGGAACAAATGCGGGCACAGTGTCTGCGCCATCGTGCAACTTACATCGTTGTACATGATGGTATGGGCAAAATTCTTGTGCAGCGTCGTACCGAGACAAAAGACTTTTTACCCGGCATGTTAGATGCGACCGCAGGTGGCGTGGTCCAGGCCGATGAACAACTGCTGGAATCCGCACGTCGCGAGGCGGAAGAAGAGTTGGGCATTGCCGGAGTCCCCTTTGCCGAGCACGGGCAGTTCTATTTCGAAGATAAAAATTGCCGTGTCTGGGGCGCGTTATTCAGTTGTGTCTCCCACGGCCCTTTCGCTCTCCAGGAAGATGAAGTCAGTGAGGTTTGCTGGCTGACGCCGGAAGAAATTACCGCACGTTGCGATGAGTTCACACCAGACTCGCTGAAAGCCCTGGCATTGTGGATGAAGCGCAATGCCAGGAATGAAGTAGAAACGAAAGAAGATCCAGAAGAGGCTTAA